The nucleotide window TTTCAATCTGACTATCAGATAATTCTTTCATATTTTAACCTTCTAAAAATCCTTACACTTAAATCTTTTTATGCCTTTTATCACATCAAAATCGCTGTCTTCGCTGATTATACCTTTGAGTTTGTTATTTACAACCACGGCTGCATGGATTGCATCTCTCGAAACAAGGGATGGATACTTATCCATAAAAGAAATCGCTGAAGAAATCTCATTCTTTGATACAGGGAAAGGGTTAGGGAAGATATCAAGGAGATACCGGCATGCGGCAATGCCTTTAACTCTCTCATTTCTGTAAGTATAAACATAGAGGACTTCCTGCAAAACTTCAACATCTATATTGGCTGCAATCTCGCCTGAAGCTATTTTAGCAACAAGTCCTCTGCAAGGCTCTTTAAGAGGATGTCCCCTGCCAAGGGAATAGAGAATGATATTAGTGTCAATGAGCTTCAATTTCTCTTATGCGGGTTTTGGTTATCTTCTTTTTTTCTTCTGCCCACGATGATATATCTATCTCCATTTCTTTAGAGAAGAGTCTTTGAAATGCCTGTATTGCTGTTTTCTTCCTTGGTTTAACCATCTTTTCCCTCAATACGTCTCGCACTAATTGTCCCACTGATTCTCCCCGCTCCTTAGCTTCTCTTTGAATCTCTTTGTATTCATCAGGGTTGAGTAAGATTTCCAAT belongs to Nitrospirota bacterium and includes:
- a CDS encoding type II toxin-antitoxin system VapC family toxin translates to MKLIDTNIILYSLGRGHPLKEPCRGLVAKIASGEIAANIDVEVLQEVLYVYTYRNERVKGIAACRYLLDIFPNPFPVSKNEISSAISFMDKYPSLVSRDAIHAAVVVNNKLKGIISEDSDFDVIKGIKRFKCKDF
- a CDS encoding ribbon-helix-helix protein, CopG family, with product MLTKRLEILLNPDEYKEIQREAKERGESVGQLVRDVLREKMVKPRKKTAIQAFQRLFSKEMEIDISSWAEEKKKITKTRIREIEAH